In a single window of the Coprothermobacter proteolyticus DSM 5265 genome:
- a CDS encoding DUF2520 domain-containing protein, whose product MDIVLIGAGRVAGAFAPFLMKMGSLRVWNRTFENASILAKKVGAVAISDPTQVKGDFAFVAVSDKALKNVAEQFSQSFTVALHTSGFHPSSVIEPMANYVGSLHPWLPIPEQDHNLLVNALATFEGNREAEQIAAELASIVPLRLHRIDSQKKTTYHTAAVLLSNYVDVLMIKGGELLREAGVTPAYDDDDAPSNEHSSGELDAEKLFVKEIVETTLRNYLKLGKDSLTGPAVRKDMEVIDAEASTLSEKWSLVYRLLAEIIMEGGI is encoded by the coding sequence ATGGACATAGTGCTTATTGGTGCGGGTCGCGTGGCGGGAGCCTTTGCTCCTTTCTTAATGAAGATGGGAAGTCTGCGCGTTTGGAATCGAACCTTTGAAAATGCCAGCATTTTGGCAAAGAAAGTGGGTGCAGTCGCCATTAGTGACCCGACGCAAGTGAAAGGCGATTTTGCTTTTGTGGCAGTATCTGATAAAGCCTTGAAAAACGTGGCTGAGCAGTTTTCACAAAGCTTCACAGTTGCTCTTCATACCAGTGGGTTCCACCCTTCCAGTGTAATTGAGCCTATGGCGAATTACGTCGGATCGCTTCACCCATGGCTGCCCATACCTGAGCAAGATCACAACCTGCTGGTTAATGCACTGGCAACCTTTGAGGGAAACAGGGAGGCTGAGCAGATTGCAGCAGAACTTGCCAGCATTGTTCCACTAAGGTTGCATAGAATCGATTCTCAAAAAAAGACCACTTACCACACGGCAGCTGTTCTGCTTTCCAACTACGTGGATGTGCTCATGATTAAAGGCGGAGAGCTGCTAAGAGAAGCTGGCGTCACACCTGCTTATGATGATGATGATGCGCCTAGTAATGAACACTCCAGCGGCGAACTGGATGCTGAAAAACTGTTTGTGAAGGAAATTGTTGAAACAACACTGAGAAACTACTTGAAATTAGGTAAAGACAGTTTGACAGGGCCTGCAGTGAGGAAAGACATGGAAGTTATAGATGCAGAGGCTTCCACACTTAGCGAAAAATGGTCTTTGGTTTACCGATTGCTGGCGGAAATCATAATGGAGGGAGGCATTTAA
- a CDS encoding ATP-binding protein, with amino-acid sequence MKGGIKDLGKYEGEQIKKLMQRAERVGTLGSPSSTGTLSVEILETAVSKKLVGEMILFNFIQDSKEHFGLGQINEVILKNKWLEDPTMRALARRRGNVNQVSGMQDTHRADVMVSAVFGLGEKGFEPSVLGTVPPTGTMLHLVNDEILDLLLNRYKNEIFYLGRIYGSETKLPMWFKHFGTGPAGAGEAYHIGVFGRTGSGKSVLAKMITLAYARHADMGIFILDPQGEFALGLGDGAPGIKSMGNVLCKPVLRKLGREAVVYDIENILLQDWYLFTHFLKEFGFFSDLGIKYEDYQEIAADYLEDFLRDSGTVSFQNLSEETLLPVLDYLYRVAEKIYAGKAGYDRVRSNVDELKQKMEEGTFSRTQRTWNTVIRFFKWSSGKKTPAQIINDHVLTPEKKPVVVIDLSKKAEGVSEISWNESIKPLIIGTFLGALVREAENHYKEGKSLNTLVVIDEAHRFVPSGRLENRNSESVRRTLIDAVRTTRKYGLGWMFISQTLSSLDREIVEQLRISFFGFGLSMGSELRSLTEIIGGSQSAMNLYQSFRDPHSSFDLESRQYSFMTVGPVSPLSFAGTPLFFNAFNDVGEFLRANNLEIY; translated from the coding sequence TTGAAAGGAGGCATAAAGGATTTGGGCAAGTATGAAGGGGAACAAATAAAAAAGCTCATGCAAAGGGCCGAACGCGTGGGGACTCTGGGTTCTCCATCTAGTACCGGTACGCTCAGTGTGGAAATACTAGAAACCGCAGTTTCCAAGAAACTTGTTGGCGAGATGATTTTGTTCAATTTTATTCAAGATAGCAAGGAGCATTTCGGTCTCGGACAAATAAACGAGGTCATACTTAAGAACAAATGGCTTGAGGATCCCACAATGAGGGCGTTAGCTCGGAGGCGTGGAAACGTGAACCAAGTTAGCGGCATGCAGGATACTCACCGGGCTGATGTCATGGTAAGTGCGGTTTTTGGGTTGGGTGAAAAGGGTTTCGAGCCAAGCGTATTGGGTACTGTACCACCTACTGGTACCATGCTTCACTTGGTTAACGACGAGATCTTGGATTTACTTCTAAACCGCTACAAAAACGAAATCTTCTACCTGGGTCGCATCTATGGTTCTGAGACGAAACTGCCCATGTGGTTCAAGCATTTTGGCACAGGTCCGGCAGGTGCTGGTGAAGCTTATCACATTGGTGTGTTTGGCAGAACAGGCTCTGGCAAATCTGTTTTGGCAAAAATGATTACACTGGCTTATGCGAGGCACGCCGACATGGGTATTTTCATTCTTGATCCGCAAGGGGAATTTGCTTTGGGCCTTGGTGATGGTGCTCCCGGTATCAAATCCATGGGAAACGTTCTTTGTAAGCCGGTCTTGCGTAAACTAGGACGTGAAGCTGTGGTTTACGACATTGAGAACATCTTGCTCCAGGATTGGTACTTGTTTACTCATTTCTTGAAGGAGTTTGGGTTTTTTAGTGACCTTGGCATAAAGTATGAGGATTACCAGGAAATCGCTGCGGATTACTTGGAGGATTTTTTACGTGACAGCGGCACCGTAAGCTTTCAAAACCTGAGTGAAGAAACGTTGTTACCTGTTCTGGATTACTTGTACAGAGTGGCTGAGAAAATTTACGCGGGAAAAGCTGGTTACGACCGAGTGCGTTCAAACGTGGATGAGCTAAAGCAGAAAATGGAGGAAGGCACCTTTTCACGCACTCAAAGAACATGGAACACTGTTATCCGGTTTTTTAAATGGAGTAGCGGAAAAAAAACTCCTGCTCAGATCATCAACGACCATGTTTTAACCCCGGAGAAAAAACCTGTTGTTGTCATCGATCTTTCGAAGAAAGCTGAAGGGGTTAGCGAAATAAGTTGGAACGAGTCCATAAAACCGCTCATCATTGGTACTTTTCTTGGTGCCCTGGTTCGCGAGGCAGAAAATCATTACAAGGAAGGAAAGAGCCTGAACACGTTGGTGGTCATTGATGAAGCGCATCGCTTTGTACCCAGTGGCCGACTGGAAAACAGGAACAGTGAATCAGTAAGGCGCACTTTGATTGATGCAGTGAGAACCACAAGAAAGTACGGTCTGGGGTGGATGTTCATAAGTCAAACTTTGTCAAGCTTGGACCGGGAAATAGTGGAGCAACTCCGCATAAGCTTCTTTGGTTTTGGGCTTTCCATGGGAAGCGAACTTCGTTCGCTGACTGAAATCATTGGTGGTTCGCAAAGTGCCATGAACCTGTATCAGTCGTTCCGCGATCCCCACAGCTCATTCGATTTGGAGTCCAGGCAGTACTCGTTCATGACAGTGGGTCCAGTTTCGCCATTGTCCTTTGCTGGTACGCCATTGTTTTTTAATGCTTTTAACGATGTGGGTGAGTTTCTGCGTGCTAACAACTTGGAGATTTACTGA
- the panC gene encoding pantoate--beta-alanine ligase: MEIVRDIKTMREKVAEMKRQGKSVGLVPTMGYLHEGHLALIDTARKENDVVVVSDFVNPLQFGPNEDYLVYPRDMDRDAQLCSEHGVDFLFVPTVEEMYPKKGNQVDVFVDVKHLDENLCGRFRPGHFRGVVTVVTKLFNIVSPNRAYFGMKDIQQLRIIEEMVNDLNMNIEIVPVPTVREPSGLALSSRNTYLSAEEREKAASIYKSLLMAKDLILEKGVISTAEVIGTCTRFLSQQGFKVQYFQLVDYDTLELLPKIEPPQKIIIATAVFLGKVRLIDNLVIEVR; the protein is encoded by the coding sequence ATGGAGATCGTACGTGACATTAAGACCATGAGAGAGAAAGTTGCAGAAATGAAAAGACAAGGTAAGTCAGTGGGGCTTGTACCGACCATGGGGTACTTGCACGAGGGCCATTTAGCACTTATCGACACCGCTCGAAAAGAAAACGATGTGGTGGTAGTCAGCGATTTTGTTAATCCCCTTCAGTTTGGGCCCAACGAAGATTACCTAGTTTACCCCAGGGACATGGATCGGGACGCACAGCTTTGTAGTGAACACGGAGTGGATTTTCTGTTTGTGCCCACGGTGGAAGAGATGTATCCCAAAAAAGGCAATCAGGTGGATGTTTTTGTGGACGTTAAGCACTTGGATGAGAACCTGTGCGGCCGCTTCCGTCCAGGTCATTTCCGTGGTGTGGTAACCGTGGTCACAAAGCTTTTCAACATTGTTAGTCCGAACAGGGCTTATTTTGGAATGAAGGACATACAGCAGTTACGTATTATTGAGGAAATGGTGAATGATCTAAACATGAACATTGAAATAGTTCCTGTACCCACAGTGCGGGAACCCTCAGGGCTTGCCTTGTCCTCAAGAAACACTTACCTTAGCGCTGAAGAAAGAGAAAAAGCAGCTTCCATTTACAAATCGCTACTAATGGCAAAAGATCTCATTTTGGAAAAAGGGGTCATAAGCACTGCTGAAGTAATAGGCACTTGTACAAGGTTTCTTTCTCAGCAAGGATTTAAGGTACAGTACTTCCAGCTAGTGGATTATGACACGTTGGAGCTGTTGCCCAAAATAGAACCTCCGCAGAAGATCATCATTGCCACGGCAGTGTTTTTGGGCAAGGTTAGACTTATTGATAATTTAGTAATAGAGGTTCGGTGA
- a CDS encoding endonuclease MutS2: MKDDLESLEYGKILAQIKSHASSEYGQRYLETHLPSSDIQQVEKWLKETEEAWELVRKNVDPFTFFVSDVDAVVDLLNKQGYVPVEDFLNFVKAADVLVQLRRKLSAETGVLGSLAKRIVPLDAWLNDVRSKVDESGYVKDDASRKLSDIRRDQKRLSNEIQDKLQREMDRYQRFISDRLVVKRGNRYAIPVKSSNVPQVKGIVLDWSGSGQTAYVEPFSVVDMNNRLEELRFMEEQEIYRIFQELCSQLYPIAEEIRISLRILGEIDAAYAKAKWGSSMRGTLPKISQNGLINIKGARHPLIPQDRVVPVDIVVPEGRIGVILSGPNTGGKTVTLKTIGLFAALLKIGAPVPAVDAQLPLYNRILMDIGDQQSIESSLSTFASHIARLKVIVEEADSGDLVLIDELGSGTDPDEGAAIAEAVVDFLVRRNVQFFIATHLWRLKTLAADRKEIINASVDFDTEKLKPLYKLNMGVPGRSYALEIAQKWGMPELFISTARSKLSEDHERVEKLIEQLQERVKSYEDLQREAARLRDELREKNNQLDKALSQLDAKRTKILDETRAKAKRILEEADEESKRLLKELSQQSKANQRAYQIREQIKNMLEEVVKEDDEMMEKQRGGPEPIPVQIREGDTVYVTKFKQLGLVLKLSEDTAEVQIGPLRATVAKTELSKVDASAMEHRRGVSSVIKGGSGVEINVTQDVPMKLEVHGLSVDDALEKVDKYLDQAYAAGLPYVYIIHGRGTGALLRAIHEYLSTHPHVSRFRFAEPSEGGTSVTMVYFS, encoded by the coding sequence ATGAAAGACGATTTGGAGAGCCTGGAATACGGCAAAATACTGGCTCAAATAAAATCTCATGCCTCTTCTGAGTATGGCCAGCGTTATCTAGAAACGCACTTGCCTTCGTCAGATATCCAGCAGGTGGAGAAGTGGCTGAAGGAAACAGAAGAGGCTTGGGAACTTGTTAGAAAGAACGTCGATCCGTTCACTTTCTTTGTTTCCGATGTGGATGCCGTGGTGGATCTACTGAACAAACAGGGTTACGTACCCGTTGAGGATTTTTTGAATTTCGTAAAAGCAGCTGACGTTTTGGTGCAGCTTAGAAGAAAGCTCTCTGCAGAAACAGGCGTGTTGGGCAGTTTAGCTAAACGCATTGTTCCATTAGATGCTTGGCTAAACGACGTGCGCAGCAAGGTTGACGAAAGCGGGTATGTAAAAGATGATGCCAGCCGTAAGCTTTCCGATATCAGACGTGACCAGAAAAGGCTTTCCAATGAAATTCAAGATAAGTTGCAAAGGGAAATGGACCGCTACCAGCGGTTCATCTCCGACAGGTTGGTGGTAAAAAGAGGAAATCGCTACGCCATTCCTGTAAAGAGTTCCAATGTACCGCAAGTGAAAGGCATCGTTTTGGACTGGTCTGGCTCGGGTCAGACCGCCTATGTGGAGCCTTTCTCAGTGGTGGACATGAACAACCGCTTGGAAGAGCTGCGATTCATGGAGGAACAGGAGATCTACCGCATCTTTCAGGAACTTTGCAGCCAGCTTTATCCCATTGCAGAGGAAATACGTATTTCACTCAGAATTCTAGGGGAAATTGATGCAGCTTACGCCAAGGCAAAATGGGGATCTTCCATGCGCGGTACGTTGCCCAAGATATCACAAAATGGGCTTATCAATATAAAAGGTGCCAGGCATCCTCTCATCCCACAGGATCGTGTAGTGCCTGTGGACATTGTGGTCCCCGAAGGTCGAATCGGTGTCATACTCAGTGGACCTAACACGGGTGGGAAAACGGTAACCTTAAAAACCATTGGGCTCTTTGCCGCTCTGCTAAAGATTGGTGCGCCAGTGCCAGCTGTGGATGCACAACTGCCTCTTTACAACCGCATATTAATGGACATTGGCGATCAGCAGAGTATTGAAAGCAGCTTGTCCACCTTTGCTTCTCACATTGCCAGACTAAAAGTCATCGTGGAGGAAGCTGATTCAGGTGATTTGGTGCTCATCGATGAGCTGGGTTCTGGTACAGACCCCGATGAAGGTGCAGCCATTGCTGAAGCTGTTGTGGATTTTCTGGTGCGTCGCAATGTCCAGTTTTTCATAGCTACTCATTTGTGGCGTCTAAAGACCTTAGCAGCTGACCGGAAAGAAATCATCAACGCTTCAGTGGACTTCGACACCGAGAAGCTAAAACCTCTTTACAAGCTAAACATGGGTGTGCCGGGAAGGTCTTATGCCTTGGAGATTGCGCAGAAGTGGGGCATGCCTGAACTTTTCATAAGTACGGCGCGTTCAAAGCTTTCTGAAGATCATGAGCGGGTTGAGAAGCTCATCGAGCAACTTCAAGAACGTGTGAAAAGCTACGAAGACCTTCAGCGCGAAGCTGCCAGACTTCGTGACGAGCTGCGCGAGAAGAATAACCAACTTGACAAGGCTTTAAGCCAACTAGATGCCAAGAGGACAAAAATACTGGATGAAACCAGAGCAAAAGCAAAGAGAATATTGGAAGAGGCTGATGAAGAAAGCAAGCGTTTGCTAAAGGAACTTAGCCAGCAGAGTAAAGCCAATCAAAGGGCTTATCAAATACGCGAGCAAATAAAGAACATGCTTGAAGAAGTCGTAAAAGAGGACGACGAAATGATGGAAAAACAACGCGGTGGACCTGAGCCTATTCCGGTTCAGATCAGAGAAGGGGATACCGTTTATGTGACTAAGTTCAAACAACTTGGTCTGGTTTTAAAGCTTTCAGAAGACACAGCTGAAGTACAAATAGGACCATTAAGAGCTACGGTGGCAAAAACTGAGCTGAGCAAGGTTGATGCTTCAGCCATGGAGCATCGTCGTGGCGTGAGCAGTGTCATAAAAGGTGGCAGCGGAGTGGAGATCAACGTTACTCAGGATGTCCCCATGAAACTGGAGGTACACGGATTAAGTGTGGACGATGCTTTGGAAAAGGTGGACAAGTACTTGGACCAAGCTTACGCAGCTGGTCTGCCTTATGTATATATCATCCATGGTCGTGGTACGGGTGCTTTGCTCAGAGCCATTCATGAGTACTTAAGTACTCATCCCCATGTAAGCCGATTCCGCTTCGCCGAACCCAGCGAAGGCGGAACCAGCGTTACCATGGTTTACTTTAGTTAA
- the panD gene encoding aspartate 1-decarboxylase, whose amino-acid sequence MLITVLKSKIHNARVTVCNVDYEGSLSLDEELIKQANLRPYEKVLVANVTNGERFETYIIPAPANSREVGLNGAAARSAVVGDRVIVMAFAMKEPDEEVDTTVLIMDEENNIKEVKKLKA is encoded by the coding sequence ATGCTTATAACGGTATTAAAAAGCAAGATTCACAATGCCCGCGTTACTGTGTGCAACGTGGATTACGAAGGCAGCTTGAGTTTGGATGAAGAACTCATAAAACAAGCCAACTTGAGGCCATATGAAAAAGTATTAGTGGCTAACGTAACAAATGGTGAGCGCTTTGAAACTTACATCATACCGGCTCCCGCTAATTCACGCGAAGTAGGTCTTAACGGTGCAGCAGCAAGATCTGCTGTGGTAGGCGATCGCGTTATTGTGATGGCATTTGCCATGAAAGAACCCGATGAAGAAGTCGATACTACGGTGCTCATCATGGATGAAGAGAACAACATAAAAGAAGTTAAGAAACTGAAGGCGTAA
- the panB gene encoding 3-methyl-2-oxobutanoate hydroxymethyltransferase, whose protein sequence is MNATQFKKLKGSKKIIMLTCYDFSFASALEEAGVDALLVGDSLGNVVQGKETTLPVTLDQIIYHTEMVKRGAPNTFVVADMPFLSYQISVEEALRNCGLVMKETNCDAVKLEGGEEVAHLVRRLTEIGIPVMGHIGVTPQSAKLMGYGKRGKDISDAEYLKRSAKALYEAGAFSLVLENMAATLAKEITELVQIPTIGIGAGPECDGQVLVLHDFMGLTKDRPPFAKPYFDLRAELKKAVSSYKNDVEQGKL, encoded by the coding sequence ATGAACGCCACTCAGTTTAAGAAACTCAAAGGCAGTAAGAAAATAATCATGCTTACCTGCTACGATTTTTCCTTTGCCAGCGCCTTAGAAGAGGCTGGCGTGGATGCTCTGCTTGTGGGCGACTCCTTGGGTAATGTGGTTCAAGGCAAGGAGACCACTTTACCGGTGACTTTGGATCAAATCATTTACCACACCGAAATGGTAAAACGCGGTGCTCCCAACACCTTTGTGGTGGCTGATATGCCTTTCTTGTCCTACCAGATAAGCGTTGAAGAAGCCCTGCGAAACTGTGGACTGGTTATGAAGGAAACCAACTGCGACGCTGTGAAACTTGAAGGTGGAGAGGAAGTCGCTCACCTGGTACGCAGGCTTACAGAAATTGGCATACCAGTCATGGGACACATAGGCGTTACACCTCAAAGCGCCAAACTTATGGGTTATGGCAAGCGTGGTAAAGACATATCAGATGCGGAATACCTTAAGCGCAGTGCAAAGGCCCTTTATGAAGCAGGTGCTTTTTCTTTGGTTTTGGAAAACATGGCCGCCACTTTGGCTAAGGAAATAACTGAGCTGGTGCAAATACCTACCATCGGCATTGGAGCTGGGCCTGAATGTGACGGTCAGGTACTGGTGCTCCACGACTTCATGGGGCTGACCAAGGACAGGCCACCTTTTGCCAAGCCTTACTTTGACTTGCGAGCAGAGCTGAAAAAGGCAGTAAGCAGTTACAAGAACGACGTGGAACAAGGCAAGCTGTAG
- a CDS encoding DNA double-strand break repair nuclease NurA yields MVDEPFDFQTGFTELPMGLVEDLLSQSSKLAEHVRKQIQEMQQVKKEVREQLKREGVLRRDGDFGYYDVPTSCGVDGAYATERLLALDFGVAAAVAVEGIIPPSARSYWSDPQHKAHADAYAHSDDTPVILRALMMEFELELAEQAPHDVVFLDGSMATPIILMDQAINRLIEQTKQGTYHALAVKVLEGFPTYLRDYLSISSGKRSDKIWVASPKYSSNREFGKVLQWRIPLDDRAVFTYVLEAGEFAGPVQVQRPARMWHLSPPDENDEVTKQQIEKLINQLTSLQVLYYRPTAMVPAMRLEVPAPVATNDTRLAMLLQAVKHQCMTPGVMEPFPLYMADRMVKHIGAAMPALRQNATTALTEDGIEAFDMDNVFFSLHGYRSESGGY; encoded by the coding sequence TTGGTTGACGAGCCCTTTGATTTCCAAACGGGTTTTACTGAGTTACCCATGGGACTGGTGGAGGATTTGCTGTCACAAAGTTCCAAATTGGCCGAACACGTCAGAAAACAGATCCAGGAAATGCAGCAAGTTAAGAAAGAAGTTCGTGAGCAGTTGAAGCGTGAGGGTGTGTTGAGGCGTGACGGGGATTTTGGGTACTATGACGTACCTACCAGCTGCGGAGTGGACGGAGCTTACGCCACTGAGCGTTTGCTCGCTTTGGACTTCGGCGTTGCTGCCGCTGTTGCCGTGGAAGGTATCATACCGCCCTCCGCAAGAAGTTATTGGTCAGACCCTCAACACAAGGCTCATGCTGATGCTTATGCACACAGTGACGACACCCCAGTAATCTTACGGGCGCTCATGATGGAATTTGAACTGGAACTGGCTGAGCAGGCTCCTCATGATGTGGTGTTCCTGGACGGTTCCATGGCCACCCCCATCATACTCATGGATCAAGCCATAAACCGTCTCATCGAGCAGACTAAACAGGGAACTTACCACGCCTTGGCGGTGAAGGTGTTGGAGGGGTTTCCCACCTACTTAAGAGATTACCTAAGCATAAGCTCAGGAAAAAGGTCTGATAAGATCTGGGTTGCTTCACCTAAATACAGCTCAAATCGTGAGTTTGGGAAAGTTCTCCAATGGCGTATTCCACTGGACGATCGGGCCGTGTTTACCTATGTGCTGGAAGCGGGAGAGTTTGCCGGCCCTGTTCAGGTGCAGCGGCCAGCTAGGATGTGGCACCTCTCACCACCGGATGAAAACGACGAAGTAACAAAACAACAAATTGAAAAACTCATCAATCAGCTAACTTCACTGCAAGTGCTCTACTACAGACCAACAGCCATGGTACCTGCCATGCGTCTGGAAGTGCCTGCACCCGTGGCTACAAACGACACCAGGTTGGCCATGCTTTTACAGGCGGTTAAACACCAGTGTATGACTCCCGGGGTTATGGAACCTTTTCCACTTTACATGGCTGATCGCATGGTGAAGCACATTGGTGCTGCTATGCCGGCTCTGAGGCAAAATGCGACTACTGCATTGACCGAAGATGGCATTGAGGCATTTGACATGGACAACGTTTTCTTCAGTTTGCACGGCTACAGGAGCGAATCTGGTGGTTACTAA